Proteins encoded together in one Felis catus isolate Fca126 chromosome B3, F.catus_Fca126_mat1.0, whole genome shotgun sequence window:
- the RGMA gene encoding repulsive guidance molecule A — MQPPRERLVVTGRAGWMGMGRGAGRSALGFWPTLAFLLCSFPAATSPCKILKCNSEFWSATAGSHSPTSDDAPEFCAALRTYALCTRRTARTCRGDLAYHSAVHGIEDLMSQYNCSKDGPTSQPRLRTLPPPGDSQERSDSPEICHYEKSFHKHAAAPNYTHCGLFGDPHLRTFTDRFQTCKVQGAWPLIDNNYLNVQVTNTPVLPGSAATATSKLTIIFKNFQECVDQKVYQAEMDELPAAFADGSKNGGDKHGANSLKITEKVSGQHVEIQAKYIGTTIVVRQVGRYLTFAVRMPEEVVNAVEDRDSQGLYLCLRGCPLNQQIDFQAFRANAEGPGTRRPAAASPAPAAPDTFPYETAVAKCKEKLPVEDLYYQACVFDLLTTGDVNFTLAAYYALEDVKMLHSNKDRLHLYERTREPPGRAAAVGMPPAPRQLLGSLLLLTLLPAVLEAVAA, encoded by the exons CCACGTCCCCGTGCAAGATCCTCAAGTGCAACTCTGAGTTCTGGAGCGCCACGGCGGGCAGCCACTCCCCCACCTCGGACGACGCCCCCGAGTTCTGCGCGGCGCTGCGCACCTACGCCCTGTGCACGCGGCGCACGGCCCGCACCTGCCGGGGCGACCTGGCCTACCACTCGGCCGTCCATGGCATAGAGGACCTCATGAGCCAGTACAACTGCTCCAAGGATGGCCCCACGTCGCAGCCGCGCCTGCGCACCCTCCCGCCGCCGGGCGACAGCCAGGAGCGCTCCGACAGCCCCGAGATCTGCCACTACGAGAAGAGCTTCCACAAGCATGCGGCGGCCCCCAACTACACGCACTGCGGCCTCTTCGGGGACCCGCACCTCAGGACTTTCACTGACCGCTTCCAGACCTGCAAGGTGCAGGGCGCCTGGCCGCTCATCGACAACAACTACCTGAACGTACAGGTCACCAACACGCCCGTGCTGCCCGGCTCGGCCGCCACCGCCACCAGCAAG ctcacCATCATCTTCAAGAACTTCCAGGAGTGCGTGGACCAGAAGGTGTACCAGGCTGAGATGGACGAACTCCCGGCCGCCTTCGCCGACGGCTCCAAGAACGGCGGGGACAAGCACGGAGCCAACAGCCTGAAGATCACGGAGAAGGTGTCGGGCCAGCACGTGGAGATCCAGGCCAAGTACATCGGCACCACCATCGTGGTCCGCCAGGTGGGCCGATACCTGACTTTCGCCGTCCGCATGCCGGAGGAGGTGGTCAACGCCGTGGAGGACCGGGACAGCCAGGGCCTCTACCTCTGCCTGCGCGGCTGCCCCCTCAACCAGCAGATCGACTTCCAGGCCTTCCGCGCCAACGCCGAGGGCCCCGGCACCCGCAGGCCGGCCGCCGCCAGCCCCGCGCCCGCGGCCCCCGACACCTTCCCGTACGAGACGGCTGTGGCCAAGTGCAAGGAGAAGCTGCCCGTGGAGGACCTCTACTACCAGGCCTGCGTCTTCGACCTGCTCACCACGGGCGACGTGAACTTCACGCTGGCCGCCTACTACGCCCTGGAGGACGTCAAGATGCTGCACTCCAACAAAGACAGGCTCCACCTGTACGAGAGGACTCGGGAGCCGCCGGGCCGGGCCGCCGCGGTGGggatgccccccgccccccggcagCTCCTGGGCAGCCTCCTGCTCCTCACGCTGCTCCCCGCCGTCCTGGAGGCTGTCGCCGCGTAG